Sequence from the Streptomyces sp. NBC_00440 genome:
CCGGCCTGCCCGGAGTCGGAACCAGGTACGACCTCAACACCGATGCCGGACAGCACATTTCGGTCGTGGCACATCAGGACGGCCGGCGCATCCTCGCTTTCCACGACCCCGAGGACGACGACAGCTGCCGCAGCTCGACTCCGCTCGCCTCGCACGAAGCGGCCGCGCTGTCCCGGCTGCTCACACCGGCGCCGGTGGCCCAGTTGCACGAGCACCTGGAGATCGACCTGGTGAGCGAACGCATCGCGATCACCAAGAGGTCCCCGTACGCGGGGCGCGTCCTCGGCGCCACTCAGGCGCGCACCAGGACCGGCGCCTCCATCGTCGCCGTGCTGCGGCGGACCACCGCATTCCCCTCTCCCACCCCGGACTTCCGCTTCGCCAGTGGCGACATCCTCGTTGTCGTCGGCACCCGCGAAGGCGTGGACGCCGTCGCGGAACTGATCACCGGAGGATAGACGCCTGTGCACGACATGTCCGCGCTGCTCATCGAACTCGGGGCGGTCATCCTTGCCCTGGGCCTCCTCGGCCGCTTCGCCGGCCGCATCGGCTTCTCCCCCATTCCGCTGTACCTGCTGGCCGGACTCGCCTTCGGCCACGGCGGCCTCATCCCGCTGGACGCCAGCGAGGAGTTCACCGCCACCGGCGCCGAGATCGGCGTCATCCTGCTGCTCCTGCTGCTGGGACTTGAGTACAGCGCGTCCGAACTCGTCACCAACCTCAAGACGCAGTACCCCTCCGGGATCGTCGACTTCGTACTGAACGCGACCCCGGGCGCTGCCGCCGCGCTCATCCTCGGCTGGGGCCCGGTCGCCGCCGTCGCGCTCGCCGGTGTCACCTGGATCTCCTCATCGGGAGTGATCGCCAAGGTGCTCGGGGATCTCGGCCGCCTCGGCAACCGGGAGACACCGGTCGTCCTCGGCGTGCTGGTCATCGAAGACCTGGCGATGGCCGTCTACCTGCCGCTGCTCACCGCGCTGCTCGCCGGGCTCAGCCTGGCCGGGGGCAGCCTCACTCTGCTGATCTCTCTCGGCACGGTCGGCGCGGTCCTCTACGTGGCGCTGCGCCACGGCCGGTTCATCAGCCGGGCGGTCTCGTCCGACAACCCCGAGATGCTGCTCCTCGTGGTCCTCGGGCTGACGCTGTTCGTCGCGGGGATCGCGCAGCAGCTCCAGGTCTCCGCGGCGGTCGGTGCGTTCCTGGTCGGTATCGCGCTCTCCGGTGAGGTCGCCGAAGGCGCGCACAATCTGCTGACTCCGCTGCGTGACCTCTTCGCCGCCGTCTTCTTCGTCTTCTTCGGGCTGAGCACCAACCCCGCCGACATTCCGCCCGTCCTCGTCCCCGCGCTGCTGCTCGCGATCGTGACGGTGCTGACGAAGATCGCCACGGGCTGGTACGCGGCCCGCCGGGCCGGGATCAGACCGGCGGGACGCTGGCGGGCCGGCGGCACACTGGTGGCGCGCGGTGAGTTCTCCATCGTGATCGCGGGTCTGGCGGTCGGCGTCGAGCCGCGCATCGGCCCGCTGGCTACGGCATACGTCCTGATCCTGGTCATCGTGGGCCCGCTGACCGCCCGCTGGACCGAGCCGCTGGCACGCCGGCTCCGCCGCGGAACGACAGCCGCACCGCCGACGGCCCCGCGGGCCCCCGAAGCGGCGGACGCGGCCGGCACGGCGGGCTCCCGCGGCTGACGGGCCGGGTACGGCTACGCACACCGCGCCGGTGAGCGTGCCCTACTGCTGAGTCGTCCAGGGCCCTGCGTTGTACGTGACGGTCTGGGCCGTGGCTCCGCCGCC
This genomic interval carries:
- a CDS encoding cation:proton antiporter; protein product: MHDMSALLIELGAVILALGLLGRFAGRIGFSPIPLYLLAGLAFGHGGLIPLDASEEFTATGAEIGVILLLLLLGLEYSASELVTNLKTQYPSGIVDFVLNATPGAAAALILGWGPVAAVALAGVTWISSSGVIAKVLGDLGRLGNRETPVVLGVLVIEDLAMAVYLPLLTALLAGLSLAGGSLTLLISLGTVGAVLYVALRHGRFISRAVSSDNPEMLLLVVLGLTLFVAGIAQQLQVSAAVGAFLVGIALSGEVAEGAHNLLTPLRDLFAAVFFVFFGLSTNPADIPPVLVPALLLAIVTVLTKIATGWYAARRAGIRPAGRWRAGGTLVARGEFSIVIAGLAVGVEPRIGPLATAYVLILVIVGPLTARWTEPLARRLRRGTTAAPPTAPRAPEAADAAGTAGSRG
- a CDS encoding cation:proton antiporter regulatory subunit; amino-acid sequence: MEPAARIRKTGLPGVGTRYDLNTDAGQHISVVAHQDGRRILAFHDPEDDDSCRSSTPLASHEAAALSRLLTPAPVAQLHEHLEIDLVSERIAITKRSPYAGRVLGATQARTRTGASIVAVLRRTTAFPSPTPDFRFASGDILVVVGTREGVDAVAELITGG